CCGGTAACAAAAAACGCTTGTTGCTGCGGTCCTATCATCATACTTTTCTTTGGCTGGCATGAACCGGCGGGGAACGTCGGACGATCACGCCCTCAAGAGGCGAGGCGCCGACGACGGAGGGAACCATGAGACTATCCAAGAGCGAAGCCTTGCGCGCGACCGCGTCCTCCATGGCGCTGGGCGCGGCCTTATTGTTGGCGCTGCCCGCGGCGGCGCAGGACGCAGAGCCGACGCAGGAGGTCGACGAGATCGTCGTCACCGGCATCCGCGCCTCGCTGGCCAGCGCGCTGAACGAGAAGCGCCGGTCGAATACCATTGTGGACGTCATCAACGCCGAAGACATCGCCGACTTCCCGGACGCGAACCTGGCGGAATCGCTGCAGCGCATTCCGGGCGTCTCGATCGACCGCGAGAACGGCGAAGGCAACTCCATCTCGGTGCGCGGTCTGGGCGGCGATTTCACCCGGGTGCGCCTGAACGGCCTGGAGACCCTGTCGACCTCGGGCGCCAACAACGCCGACGGCGCGCTGCGTCGCGACCGGGGCTTCCAGTTCAACACCTTCGCATCCGAGCTGTTCAACTCGCTGAAGGTGCAGAAATCCGCCGACGCCAAGACCGACGAAGGGTCGCTGGGCGCGACTGTGGACCTGATCTCGGGCCGACCCTTCGACTTCAACGAAGGTCGCGTGGCCCTGACGCTGCAGGACGCCTATTACGAGAACGGCGGCACCCACAATCCGCGCCTGGCGCTGCTGGCCTCGGAGCGTTGGAGCAGCCGGATCGGCGAGTTCGGTCTTCTGGGCTCGGTGGCCTACAACGAGCGTGAGCAGAACATCGACAGCTACTCGCGTTCGACCGGCTCGAACGAATACGTGTACCGCGGCGCCACCTTCAACAACGTCGGTGCGAACGCGGCTGGCGATCACCAGGGGTTCGCCCTGCCGATCGGCACACCCCTCAGCGCCCTGCCGCGCGTCTCCAATCCGGAAGCCCGGAGCTACCTGATCGGCTCGGACCCCGAGGCCTACGCCCTGCTGAACGGCGGCTCCACGCGGGGCTCCCTGGTGCACATTCCGTCGCTGGCGACGCTGAACCACCGCGAGGTCGAGCAGGAACGGCTGGGCGTCACCCTGTCGGGCCAGTGGCGGCCGACCGCCCGCACGGTGATCAACTTCGACAACCTGTATTCAGAACAGACGCAGGTCTCGACCAACTACCAGATCGGCGCGGTGGGGCTGAACCGCAACAACACCAACGGCAACCGCACGCTGACCTCGTTCAGCTATCAAACCTTTCCGACCACCAGCGCCAGCAACAACAGCTACGCCAACCGTCGCGGCTCCTACGCCAACTGCGCCACCCAGGCGGCGACCGAGTTCCGTGACGCGATCGACTGCGGCCAGTCGCTGTACGGAAACACCCCCATCTTCAGGACCGCGCCGGGCGCCACCAACCAGAACCTCGCGGCCGGCACCGGCAGCTTCAATCCCAACAACCTGGAGGTGTACGACTACTATAACCAACCCGGTTCGGTCGGCTACATCTTCCATCCCCAGGCGCTGGCGCTGCGGGGCGCGTTTATCGGCCGTCCGTCGGTCAGGCTGATCGATGCGGGGCTGAGCGAGACGGGCGCCAACGCCAACTATCTGGTGCTCGGCAATGTCGACATGCGCTCGGCGGTGGACCAGGGCGGCTACACCACCGAGTTCCGCCAGAACTCGATCAACATCGAGCATGACTGGAGCGACACCTTCCGCATGTCGCTGCTGGTGGGCGACTCGGAATCCTCCAACACCAACACCGGCCTTCTGGCCGACTTCATCCGCCTGGACTCGGGCCAGGGTGTCGCCGGCGACGATTACTTCGTCTTCGACGACCGCGAAGGCGGCGACATGCCGATCATGAACTTCGGCTTCGACGTGGCCGACCCCGACAGCTGGGATTTCGTCAAGGGTTACTCGGCGCTGCGCCACTTCCGCACCATCACCGAGAACGGCTACAAGACCGCCAAGATCGACTTCGAGTGGGACCTCGACGAGGACCTCACGTTCAGCTTCGGCATCGCCCAGCGCAAGTTCGACTTCTATTACACCCGCTTCGAGCGCCTGATCGGCGACACCATGAACCCCAGCCTGCTGGAAGGGGTGCGCACGGGCCTGGTGGACGCGACCACCGTGGCCGACATGGGCCAACTGACCACCTGGGGCGAGGGGCTGGACGTGCCGGGCGGCACCCCGACCTCCTTCTTCACGCCGAACCTGCAGGCCTTTCAGACCCGCTTCGGCTTTGACTGCGACTGCATCAACGACTTCGGCGACTGGCGCCTTTCGGACCTGCGCAACGGCGGCGTGAACACCTTCTCCGTCGATGAGGACAGCCTGTCCTACTATGGCCAGCTGGACTTCCGCGTGCCGCTGTTCATCGGCGATCTGCGCGGCAACGCCGGCCTTCGCCGGGCCGAGACCAAGGTCGATTCTCGTGGCCGCTCGCCCAGCGGCCGTCCTGTCCAGAACGACAACGAGTACAACGACACCCTGCCGTCGCTGAACCTGGTGTGGGAGCTGAACGACAAGCTGATCCTGCGCTTCGCCACGGCCAAGGTCATGGCGCGCCCGCAGATGACGGCGCTGCAGCCCGGGATCACCGCCTTCAACGTGCCGGTCGGCATCGGTGCGGATCCGGCCCAGTTCGACGGATCCAATGCCGCCATCACCCTGGGCAACACCAAGCTGAAGCCGTTCCGCGCCACCAACTTCGACTTCAACGCCGAATGGTATTTCGCCCGCGACGCCATTCTGTCGTTCGCCTACTTCCACAAGGAGATCGAGAGCTTCCCGCAGGTGGTCCTGCGCGAAGGCCGACTCAGCGAAATCTTTGACGCCGAGCAGATCGCCAATCTCCGTCTCGCGTTCGACGGCCTGACGGACGTAGCCTCCGATAGCCGCCGCGCCTACATCGACCAGGACCTGCCGTTCCAGGTGCGCCAGTTCAACGATGCGCCGGGCGGAACCCTGTCGGGCGTCGAGATCGCCTACCAGCAGAACTTCACCTTCCTGCCGGGCCTGCTGCAGAACTTCGGGGTGCAGGCCAACTACACTCACATCGAGTCCGAGCTGGAGTACATTCTGGACCCGGCGCGCAACCTGACCGGCACGGCGCCGTTCCTGGGCGCGTCGCCGGACGCCTTCAATGCGACCCTCTTCTATGAGGTCCCGCGCTGGAGCGCCCGCGTCTCCACGGCCTATCGCGCCGAATACCAGACGACCTATCCTCTGGCCTCGGGCGGTTGCGACCCCGGCCAGTGCGATTCGCCGCTGATCAACGACTTCGCCGGTTCGGCCGAGACGCTGAACGTCGACGCCTCCTTCACCTACAAGTTGTCGGACGCCATCACGCTGACCGCCGAGGCGCTGAACCTGACCGACCAGAAGGACGAGCGTTGGTCGTATCAGGACGATCCGGTGGTCGCCAACTACGCCAGCACCGGCCGCCAGTACTTTGTTGGGGCCCGGTTCACCTTCTGATCGTCCATCGGCAGCCCCTTCCTTCCCGGACCGCTGCCGTTCTCGGGGACGCCGGATCAAGGCGCCCCCATTTTTTCGGATCGGCGAACATCACGCCGGACTGCGGCTCGGAAACGACGGGCGTTTCCGAGTCGCGGCGGTTTGGAGCAGATAAATCATGTGGAGCCTGGTCGCGGCCGCATACATGATTTCGATGCCGGCGACGCCAACCGTCGCTTCGCCATCGACCTGGTATGAGCAGGGGGATTTCGCACCGGTCGAACGCGTCACCCTCGTGATCGCCAACGATCTCGCCGAAGATCGCAAGGACGCGCCCGTTGTTGTTCGCCGCGACCAGCTGCCGATGCTGGCGGACATCCAGGAACTGACGGTCACCCTGGTCGATCCCGCGGGCGAACCGCGCCCCGAGCCCTCGCGCGAACTGCTGGCCCGACAGGGTCCGCATGAGCGGCGCGGCGAAAGCAACGGGCGCGCCCTCGACTATCAGTTCGATGACCTGGACCGCGACGGCGTCTGGGACGAGCTGTTCTTTGTCGCGGATCTCAAGGCCGGAGAACGCAAGGCCTTTCACCTCTATCGCGGCTTTCAGCAACGCGGTTGGAACCCGCACCGCACGCACGCCGCGGTCGGCAGCTACATGCGTCACACCGTGCCCTTCTGGGAAAGCGAGCATGTCGGGTGGAAGCTCTGGTTTCCGACCGACATCGACATCTACGCCAAGCGGCGGCCGGTGCTGATGGCTCACCGCCTCTACATGGGCAATCTGGACGGCTACGGAGTGGGCGCCGAGAACGCGGACTACGGCGCAGACATCATGTCGGTGGACGACAGCTTCGGCGGCGGCGGGATCGGCGTGTTCGAAGGCGAGGCGCTGGCGCGGCCGCGCTTCACGCCCTCATCGGACCTGGCCAACCGGTTCAACGCCGGCCAGCAGTCGGACACGCGCTACAGCTTCGACGTTCTGGTCAACGGCCCGCTGCGGAGCATGGTGCGCATCCGGAGCCTGAACTGGAACACCGGACAAGGCCGCTACGAAGCGGAGCAAATCTACACCGCCTACGCCGGCCAGAATTATACAACCGCCGAGGTTCGGTTCCCGACGTGGCTCCCTGGGCCTCAAGGCGCCGACTTCGCCGTGGGCGTTCGCCGCCGGCCCGGCCAGACGTTTGAGCGACGCGAGGCCAACTGGATCGTGACCGCCGCTCCCGAGGCGCTTCGCAACCCCGACGACGTGGAGGGGCTGCAGCAGCAGGCGCCGATCCTTTATGCGGGTACCGCGCTGATCGTGCCGACGGAGGACGCCGCCGCCTACCAGTTCATCGCCGAACGCGGCGGCAATCACGTCTTTCGCGTGCCTGCCCGGGAGGACCGACGCTACCGCTACATGCTCGTCGCGGGCTGGAGCGAAGGCGAGGTCCTGAAGACCCCCGAGGCCTTTGCCGATTATGTCGCCGCAAACGCGCGCGCATTCTCAAGCCCGCTGCGGCTCGATCGGGTCCAGGAGGAAGTGAAACGCTGATCCCATGCCGACGCCTGTGACGCGCGAAGCGACGACAACGAGGAAGTGGCGCACCCGACACGATTCGAACGTGTGACCTTTGCCTTCGGAGGGCAACGCTCTATCCAGCTGAGCTACGGGTGCTTGGGGCGCGGGCGCCGATCCCGAGATGGCGCTTACAGCATGCGGGCGGGGGGCTCAACGCAAAAGCGCGAACCGGCTGTTCAAGCCCGTGCGGAGTTTTGAAGCGCAACGTTATTTTGGACCGAAGCCTTGACGACGCTGTACGTATCTGACTCGGGGCAAGGGCCTAATGTTCAATAAAACCAAGTAAAAACAACTATTTGACTTGGTCTGGGGACCGGCAGCCGAAAGGCCCCGTACGTCCCGAGCCGAAAACGGCAAAGCTCGCTTCGGGCGCCTTCGGTGAAAATTCCAAGCCGGAACGGGGGTTAGCGGAGTCAAACAATTTAACTGCGAGTCGCGCAGAGAATCTGCGTTGACCGGACCCGGCCTCGGCGTAAGTTTTGGCCTCTATCGCACTTCCATCCCGACACGGATGAAGACGGCGCGAGACCTCGGTTTCGCGGCGGCGGGAGATGTCTGTCCAAGAGTTCGGCCCCCGCCGGAAAGCATCGCTTTTCGGGGCAGGAGACGTCGTCCCGGACGCATCCCTAGAAGGGCGGTGATTTGGTTTGGTTTGCAAGGCTGGGTGTACGGGATGATCGGGGGCGGGGCGGCGATGGACCGGGCGACGGGCGGATCGGACGTGGATCGGATCTGGAGCGAGGCGTCGCTGCGCCTGCGCGCCGAGATCGGGGATGGCCCGTTCAGCTCCTACATCGCGCCCTCGGCCGTGCGCGTCGATGACGCCGGTCAGCTGATCCTGGTGACGCCCACCGCCTATGCGCGCGACTGGGTGCGCAAGAACGCGCTGCGCCGCATGAACGAGCTGTGGCTGGGGCTGGACGGGCAGCATCGCCGGCTGGACGTGCGCTGCCGCGCCGAGGTCGGCTCCCCGGCCCCTGCCCTGGGTCAGTCGGCCGGCGGCAATGTGGTGGATGTGACCACGCGGCTGGCGGCCCTGGCGCAACCCAATCTGGCTCAGCCGACGGTGGCGCCGGTCGCCGACGGTGCACGCGCCGTGCGGGCGGCGGGCCTGCAGGAGCGGCTGACGTTCGACAGCTTTGTGGAAGGCCAGGGCAACGCCTTTGCCCTGGCGATCGCTCGTCAGGTGGCGACTTGGGCCGACGGCCACTTCAATCCGGTCTTCTTTTGCGGCCCATATGGCTACGGCAAGACGCACCTGCTGAACGCCATCGCCTGGGAGGCCCAGCGCCTGCGACCCCAGGCCAAGGTGGTCTATCTGACGGCCGAGCGGTTCCTGTCGACCTTTGTCAAGGCGATGCAGGATCGCCAGACCGCCGCCTTCAAGGAAAGCCTGCGCTCGGCCGACATGCTGCTGCTGGACGACGTGCAGTTCGTGGGCGGCAAGGCGAGCACCCAGGAAGAACTGCTGTCGACGCTGACCGCGCTGATCGAGGACGGCAAGCGCATCGTGCTGTCGGCCGACCGCGCGCCCATGGCCCTGACCGACGTCGAGCCGCGCCTGCGCAGCCACCTGGCCGCCGGCCTGACCTGCCCCGTCGAGGCGGGCGACCGGGAGCTGAAGGTGGCGGTGGCGCGCAATCGCCTCAAGGCGCTGGAAGCCTTGGGCGTGGTCTACGGCGAGGCGCGGATCGAGGTGCTGGAGCAGTTGGTCGAACGCACGCCCGGCTCGATGCGCGAGCTGGAAGGCGCGGTGAACACCCTGGCCGCCGCCGCCGGATCACGGCTGTCGTCGCTGACCGTCGAGGAGGCGCAAGGTTTCCTGGGCGCGGCGCTGCGCGGCGGGCCCGAGCGTCGCATCACCGTGGACGAGATCCAGAAGACGGTGGCCGACCATTTCGGCCTGAAGCAGGCGGACCTGCTCAGCGAGCGCCGCACCCGCTCGGTCGCCCGGCCGCGCCAGATCGCCATGTATCTGTGCAAGCAGCACACCACTCGTTCCTATCCTGACATCGGCCGACGCTTTGGCGGACGCGACCACACCACGGTGCTGCACGGCGTGCGCAAGATCGAGGAGATGCTGGGCTCCGACGACCAGATCGCGCGCGACGTCGAGGCCTTGACGCGCAAGCTGCGCGGTTGAGCCGATGACGGCCGATCGGACGGCGCGCGGGCGTTTGCGCCGGCCGCCTGATCGGCTAGTGTCCGCACCCACTTCTTAGCGGCGCCAGGGGGCGCGCCGCCGCCGGGCGAACTGATTATGCAGCTGACCATTGAACGATCCGCGCTTCTGAAGGCCCTGGGCCATGTGCAGAGCGTGGTCGAACGCCGCAACACCATTCCGATCCTGTCCAATGTGCTGCTGAGCGCCGGCCGCGACCGGCTGGCCTTCGCCGCCACCGACCTGGACATGGAGATGGTGGACGACGCCGAGGCGGTGGTGAACGTCGAGGGTCAGATCACCGCCCCCGCCCACACCCTGTACGAGATCGTGCGCAAGCTGCCCGAAGGCGCCGAGGTGTCGCTGACCTATTCCGGCGACGATCCGCGCCTGGTGGTCTCGGCCGGGCGCTCGCGCTTCAACCTGCCGGTGCTGCCGGCGGGCGACTTTCCGGTGATGTCGAACGATGCGTCGGGCGCGACCTATTCATTGGCGCGTGAGGACCTGGCGCGGCTGATCGACAAGACGCGCTTCGCCGTGTCGACGGAGGAGACGCGCTACTATCTGAACGGCCTTTATCTGCACACGGTGGCGGAGAACGGGGTCCCCTTGCTGCGCGCGGTGGCGACCGACGGCCACCGCCTGGCCCTGGCCGAGACGCCGGCGCCGGAAGGGGCGGCCGGCGGCCCCGGGGTGATCGTGCCGCGCAAGACCGTGGATCAGGTGCGTCGCCTGCTGGACGACACCAATACGCCCGTGCAGGTGCAGGTCTCGCCCCAGAAGATCCGCTTCCAGCTGGGCGAAGCCAGCCTGACCTCCAAGGTCATCGACGGCGCCTTCCCGGACTATCTGCGCGTCATTCCGCGCGGCAACGACAAGCAGGCCGACATCGACAACGCCTTGTTCGCCAAGGCGGTGGACCGCGTCGCCACCATCTCGGCCGAAAAGAGCCGCTCGGTGAAGCTCGCCTTCGACAACGACCGGGTCAAGCTGACCGTGCGCAACATGGAGGCCGGCCAGGCCGAGGAAGAGGTCGAGATCGGCTATTCCGACGAGCCGTTCGAGATCGGCTTCAACGCCCGCTACCTGCTGGACGTCGCCGGCCAGATCACCGGCGAAAACGCCGCCTTCAAATTCGCCGACCCGGCCAGCCCCACCCTGGTGCTCGATCCGGGCGACCCGGGCGTGCAGTATGTGCTGATGCCGCTCCGGGTGTGATCCGCGGCGAGTGATTAGCGGCGAGTGGCGAGCCAAAGGCGGCTTGCATTGACACGCCACTCGCCACTCGCCACTCGCCACTTGTGATTAGCTCCCTCGCCCTCACCGACTTCCGCTCCTACAAGAGCGCGCGGCTGGAGCTGACCTCCGGCGCGGTGGTGCTGCATGGGCCGAACGGGGCGGGGAAGACGAACCTTTTGGAGGCTGTCAGCCTGCTGACGCCCGGCAAGGGACTGCGGGGGGCGACGGCGGCGGAAATGGGCCGGCGAGAGCCGGGCGAGGCCGGCGGGCGCGCCTGGGCGGTGACGGTCGATCTGGACGACGGCGTGCGGCTGGGCACAGGGGTGCAGGCGGCGGGGCCGTCGGCGCGGCGGATCGTCCGGATCAACGGCGACACGGCCCAGCCCGGCCGGCTTTTGGAATATCTGCGGCCGGTCTGGGCGACGCCCGAGCAGGACCGGCTGTTCTCGGACGCCCGCGCCGAGCGGCTTAAGT
The genomic region above belongs to Brevundimonas sp. PAMC22021 and contains:
- a CDS encoding TonB-dependent receptor, producing the protein MRLSKSEALRATASSMALGAALLLALPAAAQDAEPTQEVDEIVVTGIRASLASALNEKRRSNTIVDVINAEDIADFPDANLAESLQRIPGVSIDRENGEGNSISVRGLGGDFTRVRLNGLETLSTSGANNADGALRRDRGFQFNTFASELFNSLKVQKSADAKTDEGSLGATVDLISGRPFDFNEGRVALTLQDAYYENGGTHNPRLALLASERWSSRIGEFGLLGSVAYNEREQNIDSYSRSTGSNEYVYRGATFNNVGANAAGDHQGFALPIGTPLSALPRVSNPEARSYLIGSDPEAYALLNGGSTRGSLVHIPSLATLNHREVEQERLGVTLSGQWRPTARTVINFDNLYSEQTQVSTNYQIGAVGLNRNNTNGNRTLTSFSYQTFPTTSASNNSYANRRGSYANCATQAATEFRDAIDCGQSLYGNTPIFRTAPGATNQNLAAGTGSFNPNNLEVYDYYNQPGSVGYIFHPQALALRGAFIGRPSVRLIDAGLSETGANANYLVLGNVDMRSAVDQGGYTTEFRQNSINIEHDWSDTFRMSLLVGDSESSNTNTGLLADFIRLDSGQGVAGDDYFVFDDREGGDMPIMNFGFDVADPDSWDFVKGYSALRHFRTITENGYKTAKIDFEWDLDEDLTFSFGIAQRKFDFYYTRFERLIGDTMNPSLLEGVRTGLVDATTVADMGQLTTWGEGLDVPGGTPTSFFTPNLQAFQTRFGFDCDCINDFGDWRLSDLRNGGVNTFSVDEDSLSYYGQLDFRVPLFIGDLRGNAGLRRAETKVDSRGRSPSGRPVQNDNEYNDTLPSLNLVWELNDKLILRFATAKVMARPQMTALQPGITAFNVPVGIGADPAQFDGSNAAITLGNTKLKPFRATNFDFNAEWYFARDAILSFAYFHKEIESFPQVVLREGRLSEIFDAEQIANLRLAFDGLTDVASDSRRAYIDQDLPFQVRQFNDAPGGTLSGVEIAYQQNFTFLPGLLQNFGVQANYTHIESELEYILDPARNLTGTAPFLGASPDAFNATLFYEVPRWSARVSTAYRAEYQTTYPLASGGCDPGQCDSPLINDFAGSAETLNVDASFTYKLSDAITLTAEALNLTDQKDERWSYQDDPVVANYASTGRQYFVGARFTF
- a CDS encoding DUF4861 family protein; protein product: MPATPTVASPSTWYEQGDFAPVERVTLVIANDLAEDRKDAPVVVRRDQLPMLADIQELTVTLVDPAGEPRPEPSRELLARQGPHERRGESNGRALDYQFDDLDRDGVWDELFFVADLKAGERKAFHLYRGFQQRGWNPHRTHAAVGSYMRHTVPFWESEHVGWKLWFPTDIDIYAKRRPVLMAHRLYMGNLDGYGVGAENADYGADIMSVDDSFGGGGIGVFEGEALARPRFTPSSDLANRFNAGQQSDTRYSFDVLVNGPLRSMVRIRSLNWNTGQGRYEAEQIYTAYAGQNYTTAEVRFPTWLPGPQGADFAVGVRRRPGQTFERREANWIVTAAPEALRNPDDVEGLQQQAPILYAGTALIVPTEDAAAYQFIAERGGNHVFRVPAREDRRYRYMLVAGWSEGEVLKTPEAFADYVAANARAFSSPLRLDRVQEEVKR
- the dnaA gene encoding chromosomal replication initiator protein DnaA, encoding MIGGGAAMDRATGGSDVDRIWSEASLRLRAEIGDGPFSSYIAPSAVRVDDAGQLILVTPTAYARDWVRKNALRRMNELWLGLDGQHRRLDVRCRAEVGSPAPALGQSAGGNVVDVTTRLAALAQPNLAQPTVAPVADGARAVRAAGLQERLTFDSFVEGQGNAFALAIARQVATWADGHFNPVFFCGPYGYGKTHLLNAIAWEAQRLRPQAKVVYLTAERFLSTFVKAMQDRQTAAFKESLRSADMLLLDDVQFVGGKASTQEELLSTLTALIEDGKRIVLSADRAPMALTDVEPRLRSHLAAGLTCPVEAGDRELKVAVARNRLKALEALGVVYGEARIEVLEQLVERTPGSMRELEGAVNTLAAAAGSRLSSLTVEEAQGFLGAALRGGPERRITVDEIQKTVADHFGLKQADLLSERRTRSVARPRQIAMYLCKQHTTRSYPDIGRRFGGRDHTTVLHGVRKIEEMLGSDDQIARDVEALTRKLRG
- the dnaN gene encoding DNA polymerase III subunit beta; its protein translation is MQLTIERSALLKALGHVQSVVERRNTIPILSNVLLSAGRDRLAFAATDLDMEMVDDAEAVVNVEGQITAPAHTLYEIVRKLPEGAEVSLTYSGDDPRLVVSAGRSRFNLPVLPAGDFPVMSNDASGATYSLAREDLARLIDKTRFAVSTEETRYYLNGLYLHTVAENGVPLLRAVATDGHRLALAETPAPEGAAGGPGVIVPRKTVDQVRRLLDDTNTPVQVQVSPQKIRFQLGEASLTSKVIDGAFPDYLRVIPRGNDKQADIDNALFAKAVDRVATISAEKSRSVKLAFDNDRVKLTVRNMEAGQAEEEVEIGYSDEPFEIGFNARYLLDVAGQITGENAAFKFADPASPTLVLDPGDPGVQYVLMPLRV